TTCGACATAGCGCTCATAGAGATCATTGTCGAAAAAGAACTGGGTGATCGCCCGCGTTGCACCTGCATCCACCTTGCGCTTGAGCATGTCGATGTCGGTGGCAAAATCCGGGCTTTCGGGATGACGTTCGGGATAGGCTGACACCGAGATTTCGAAATCGTCGATGGCACGAAGGCCCGCGACCAGTTCCGCTCCATTGGCATAGCCTTCGGGATGCGGCTGGTAGGCAGCACCCACACCCTCCGGCGGGTCACCCCTGAGTGCCACAAAATGCTTCACACCGACCGATTTGAACTCGCGTGCAACCGCATCGACGGAGGCCTTGTCTGAACCCACACAGGTCAGATGCGCCGCCGGTGCCAGGCTGGTTTCCGAAGCGATCCGGCTCACGGTCTTGAGCGTCGGCTGCTTGGTCGAGCCGCCGGCGCCATAGGTCACCGACACGAAATCGGGCTGGAACGGTGCCAGCTTGGTGATGCTTTCCCAGAGCTGGTTTTCCATATCCCCGTTCTTGGGCGGGAAGAACTCGAAGGAAACCTTGATCCGGTCGGAGAGGTCCTCGGCGCTGGCGCGTGGGGAGCTTGGCATTTATACGGTTCCTGTTTTGGGGAAGGACGTGTCACTGGCGATCAGCAAGCGCGGATCACGCGCAAGCCAGAGCGTCACGGTCAATGCGCCGCTGGTGTCTGTGCCCGCAGGCAGATCAACGATTTTCTCGACCGTGAGGCCGCATTGCTCGAGCCAGTCGCTCACCTGGCCATGGCTGAAGCCGAGGCGGGCGTGGGCGTGATCAAGCCGCAATGCCTCATGGTCGTGCGGGGCAAAATCAACAATGATCACCCGCCCGCCAGGCCTGAGCATGCGCGCCGCCTCGCTGATTGCAGGCAGCGGATCGTGCAGAAAGTGAAGCACCTGATGGATGGTGACCACATCGAAATTTTCACGATCGAGCGGCAGGTTGAAGATATCGCCCTGACGCACCGAGGCGTGGGTAATCCCGGCCTCATCAAGCTGGGCACGGGCGATGGCCAGCATGTCACGGCTGGAATCCACACCGATGGCCCGGCGATAGCGGTCGGAAAGCAGTTCCAGCATCCGCCCGGTTCCGGTGCCCAGATCCAGCAGCCCGTCAAACGGGGTCCGGCCGATCAGCTTTAATATCTCGGCCTCGACGCTGTCATCAGACACATGCATCTGCCGCAACTCGTTCCAGCTCGCGGCATTGGCGGAGAAATAGGCTTCCGCACGGCTGGCCCGCGCCTGCTTGACAGAGGCAAGACGCTCGACGTCACGGGCGAGATGCGGATCGGACGGAGAGGCTGCGGCCAGCGCCTCGCCCATCAGCTTGGCGCGCAACCCATCGCGCGACAGCCGGAAATAAGCCCAAGCGCCTTCCTGATAGCGCTCCACCAGTCCGGCTTCGCCCAACAGCTTGAGATGACGTGAAATCCGCGGCTGCGATTGCCCAAGCACCTCGGTCATTTCACTGACCGTAAGGTCGCCATGGCTCAAAAGCGCAATCAGCCGCAACCGCGTCGGCTCGCCCGCGGCCTTGAGTACCTCGACACATTCCTCAAGCGATAGCGGTGACAATGACAACATGCATAACCTCGAAAATGATATAAAGATATGTTTATGTCATTTTCGAGGTTTTGGCAAGCCCCATGTCGCCCAGATCAAACAATCTGTCGCATTCTCCCAAAATTCAAGGTGAACGGACCCATTGCCTGACCAACAGCAGAGCAGATACCCGTGCGCCTGGCCCGCATCATCTGAAGCAACAGCAGCGAAAAAGAACTCCGCGCTCAGGCGCCCGGATAGGTCCACTGTTCCCAGATCCGCGCCGTGACGGCCTCGCCCGCAGAGATGGTGCCCGGCTTTTCCACCCAGGCCACCACACCGCGGCGGCGTTTGGCTGCACTCACGAAGCTCAGCGCCAGCCCGGTCTGGTCCCTATCGGGGAAGTTTTTGGCGATCTGCGCCCCGGCAATCTTGCACGGCGCGTTGTCGCCGTCGATGCGCAGCGTCACCCCGCCTTCAAAGAACAGTTGCGTGCGCGGCGGCAGCATCGACAGCAGCGGGATGCCCTCGATCACCAGATTGGCGCCGATCCAGCCCGGTTCGATCCGGTCGATCCCCATATCCTTCGCGGCCATCGCCAGCTCGTCCGCCGCCACGATCGAGACCTGGCGTTCATTGCAGATCTCGGTGCCGCGCGGATACCAGGGCTCGCGCCCGCCGGACTTGCGTGTATGGCCGGCATGGTAGTCATCCGCGATCCCCTCGAACCCGACCACAAGCCTGGCCGCCGCATCGCTCGGGAAATCCCCACCGCGCGCATCCAGCACGGCACTGACCATGCCCTTGATTTTGCGTGCAGCAATGATCTCGGGCAGGGTTACAGGGGCATCGGGAAACATCGGCAGGGTCATCATGCGCTCCGGTCGTTGGGATGAAAGCAGGTTCCGGAATACCCCAAGGCGCGTTGATGAACCAATCAATAAGCGTGACGCAATCCTTCAGCCCGATGCAACGGCCCCGTTGCCTTCACGGCTGCGCAGGATCCCAGCCCGTTCGGAACGCAAACGCCGGCCGCCCAGCGCCTGCCAGGGCAACGCGTTTTCGGGCAGCCTGCGGGCCAGCAATTGCAGGATCAGCATCAGCAGACAAACAAGCACCGACGCCGCGACCGCAACCGCCGCGGCTTCCGAGCCCAGGCCTGCATCCTCAAGGCTGAGCAATGCCACCCCCAGCGTCTCATTGCCAGCAGACCATAACAGCGCCGACACGGTCAGTTCGTTGAAGGCCAGCAGGAACACCATCAGCGCACCGGCCAGCACTGCCGGCAGCACCATTGGCATGATGATGTAGCGAAGCCGCTGGCCGAGCCGCGCGCCATCACAGATGGCCGCCTCCTCAACCGCAGAATCAAGCGTTGCCATTGCCGCCAGCACCGGCTTGAGCGCAATCGCCAGGAACCTTGCATGATAGGCAAACAGGATGATCCAGGGTGTGGCATAAATAGATATGCCAATAACCGGCAGCGGCTTTATGAAAAGCAGGATGCAGGCGATCGCCAGCACGATGCCGGGCGCCGCATAGGGCAACTCGATCAACGCAAGCGACGCCGCCTTCAGCTTGGCGCCCGCACGGTCAAGCAGATAGGCGAACCCCAGCGCAAGACAGGCCAGGCTGAGCGCCGCAGCACCGGCAAACAGCATCGAATTCTCGAACGCCCGCACCGTCAGGTCCTGCCGCAACAGCACTTCCCAATATTGCGCCAGGGTCAGGCTCTCAAGCGAGAGCCTGACGCCATAGGCCGGCACCAGCGAGGTGGCGACAAGCGATGCAAGAGGCAGCAGGATCGCAACCGCAATGAAGCACCAGACACCAATCTCGATCGGCAATCGCGCCCGGCCAAGCTTCCAGAACGGTTCCAGCGGGAAATCCGCCTCGAGCCGGCTTTGCCGCCGCGCCAGCAACCATCCCGCAGCCACCACCCCGGTTCCGGCAATCGCTGCAATCAGCACCGATATCGCCGCCGCATCATTGATCGTGGAGGGGCCGAAACTGGCGAGCTTCTGGTAAAGCAGGGTCGGCAGCGTGAGATAACCCACCGGCAGGCCAAGCAAGGCCGGAATGCCAAAATTGCCGGTTCCGGCCACAAACACCAGGATCGCGGCGGAGAGCAGGAACGGGCCGAGCAGCGGCATGATGATCCGACGGACCACCTGCCAGGGGGACGCCCCGTCAAGCAGCGCCGCCTCGATCAGCGGCCGTGGCAGGCTCGAAAGTCCTGCCGCCAATGTGATTGCCACAAGCGGCGCATGATGCAGCCCCATCACCAGGATGATGCCGAATTCACCCAGCATCGGGTTGGGCGTGCCCGGCGCCGGCGCAAGGCCAATCAGCTTGAGAAGCGGGGAAGCCGGCCCGGCAAGCGTCTTGAAGGCGAGAGCGGAAATCTGCGGCGCGATCATCAGCGACAGCACCATGATGAAAGCCATCGCCCCGCGCCCGCGCATATTGGTCACCGCCAGCGCCAGGCTGAACACCAGCCCGATGCCCATCGCCACGGCGCCCGAACCAAAAGCAATCACCAATGTGTTGAGTGTCGCCTGCCGGACATCGCCAGTGTTGAGCACCGACCAGAAAGCGCCAGCCCCGCCCTCCAGCGCGGTTAGCAGCAGCCGCCCGACCGGCAGGATAGAGAGCACCAGGATCGCAGCCGCCAGCAACAGCGCCAGGCCCGTGCCCTCGCGCCAGCGCCACTTGAAACGGACCGGACCGCGCAGCCTGATGCGCGGTCCGGCAATGTCGGAAACGGTCAACCCTGTGCCTTACTGGCCGAAGATTTCAGCAAAACGGGCCTTGTTGGCGTCAGCTTCCTTGAGCGCCTTGGCGGCATCAAACGGCATCACCTTGATCGCGCTGCGGTCAGGGAAACCGGCAGGCACGGCCACATCGGGATGCGCCGGCAGATAGCCCTGGCTCAGCGCCAGTTCCTGGCCTTCCTTCGAAATCAGGAAGTCGACAAACGCCTTGGCGGCATCAGCGTTCTGGGTCGAGGAAAGGATCGCCACCGGCTCGGAAATCGCCGACACGCCCTCTTCGGGAAACACGAACTCAACCGGTGCGCCCTTGGCCTTCTCGCGGATCGGCAGGAAGTCGACGACCATGCCGTAGAGCTTCTCGCCGCCGGCAACCTGCTTGAGCACGCCGCCATTGCCGCCCGAGGCCTGCGCGCCGTTGGCCGCCAGCCCCTCATAATAGCTCCAGCCCGCATCCAGATTACCCACCAGCGTGGCGGTGTGGATCAGCGCAGCGCCCGAGGTCAGTGGCGACGGCATTGCTAGCTGGCCCTTGGCCTCGTCCTTGAGAAGATCTTCCCAGGAGGACGGGATCATGGTGGCCGCGGTGTTCTACATGATGCCGGTGGTGATCAGCTTGGTGCCGAACCATGTCTTGTCGGCGTCATGGGTGCCCGCGGCATAGGCCGAGACATCCGCATCGGGATGCGCCATCAGCAGATCGCGGGCCTTCAGCCCTTCCATGGTCACACTGTCTGCTATCAGCAGCACATCGGCGGGTGTCGATCCGGCCGCAAGTTCCGCCTCGAGCTTGGCCATGATCTTGGTGGTGCCGTCGCGCACGAAAGTCACCTTCACATCCGGATAGGCCTGCATGAAGGCATCGATCGACTGCTGCGCATCAGTGTTGGGCTGGCTGGTGTAGAGCGTCAGCGTACCATCGACCGCATGGGCCGGGGAGGCGAGAACGGCGAACGAGGCCATCAGGCCGAGCGAGATCGGAAGCAGACGGTGCATCTGGGCAACTCCATGGTTGGGTTCGATAATTCGGTTCATAGACTGACGTCGGGCAGCGTTAATCCGCCTCGGTGACAGAGGGATGACAGACCCGTGGCCCGATTTGCCGCACCGTGACCGGAAAGTTCGCACCCTCACTGAAACACGCCGGAAACAGCAGCCTGTCATCTCCCACAACACGGTTTCGACGGCAGCTTCGAGATGTGCTAAACTTATCCTGCGGGGGCGCGATTTCTGGATCAGGGAGAACATCCGGATGCTTGCACGATCATTCAGCCGACCATTTGCCAGCCCACTCACACGCCTGGCGGGCCTCGCACTGGCCCTCACCGCCGCTCATCCCGCAGCCCTGATGGCTGCCGACATGTCCTGCAACCGGTTGCTCGAACCGGGGCAGAAAATGATATGCTCGGGCTTCGAACCCAACTGGGCCCTCGAGATCACCTGCAATGGTGAAGCTGCATCAAACTTCATCGACGCCTTCTCGGGCGACGGCATCCAGACCACGCCGGGCAGCATCAGCTTCGCCAGCGAAGACCCCTGGCAGCTTGCGACCAGCCATCCGGTCACCGGCTCGATTGCCTACACGCCCAATGGCTGCACAGACGAGAGCGACCGGGTCAGCGACTTCACCTTCACGCCCACCGGCGCACCGGGTCTGTCCGAACCGTTCTTTCCCTTTTGCTGCAGGGTCGAATAGAGAGCGTCACCAGGCCGCGCTTGAACCGT
The DNA window shown above is from Hoeflea phototrophica DFL-43 and carries:
- the metF gene encoding methylenetetrahydrofolate reductase [NAD(P)H] is translated as MPSSPRASAEDLSDRIKVSFEFFPPKNGDMENQLWESITKLAPFQPDFVSVTYGAGGSTKQPTLKTVSRIASETSLAPAAHLTCVGSDKASVDAVAREFKSVGVKHFVALRGDPPEGVGAAYQPHPEGYANGAELVAGLRAIDDFEISVSAYPERHPESPDFATDIDMLKRKVDAGATRAITQFFFDNDLYERYVERVRRAGIYIPIVPGILPIHNFGQVARFSKLCGTSIPDWLARRFDGLEKDPETRALVAAAIAADQVTDLVERGVDDFHFYTMNRAQLVYAICHLLGLRSGETPAVGAAA
- a CDS encoding ArsR/SmtB family transcription factor is translated as MLSLSPLSLEECVEVLKAAGEPTRLRLIALLSHGDLTVSEMTEVLGQSQPRISRHLKLLGEAGLVERYQEGAWAYFRLSRDGLRAKLMGEALAAASPSDPHLARDVERLASVKQARASRAEAYFSANAASWNELRQMHVSDDSVEAEILKLIGRTPFDGLLDLGTGTGRMLELLSDRYRRAIGVDSSRDMLAIARAQLDEAGITHASVRQGDIFNLPLDRENFDVVTIHQVLHFLHDPLPAISEAARMLRPGGRVIIVDFAPHDHEALRLDHAHARLGFSHGQVSDWLEQCGLTVEKIVDLPAGTDTSGALTVTLWLARDPRLLIASDTSFPKTGTV
- a CDS encoding MOSC domain-containing protein — translated: MMTLPMFPDAPVTLPEIIAARKIKGMVSAVLDARGGDFPSDAAARLVVGFEGIADDYHAGHTRKSGGREPWYPRGTEICNERQVSIVAADELAMAAKDMGIDRIEPGWIGANLVIEGIPLLSMLPPRTQLFFEGGVTLRIDGDNAPCKIAGAQIAKNFPDRDQTGLALSFVSAAKRRRGVVAWVEKPGTISAGEAVTARIWEQWTYPGA
- a CDS encoding ABC transporter permease; this translates as MTVSDIAGPRIRLRGPVRFKWRWREGTGLALLLAAAILVLSILPVGRLLLTALEGGAGAFWSVLNTGDVRQATLNTLVIAFGSGAVAMGIGLVFSLALAVTNMRGRGAMAFIMVLSLMIAPQISALAFKTLAGPASPLLKLIGLAPAPGTPNPMLGEFGIILVMGLHHAPLVAITLAAGLSSLPRPLIEAALLDGASPWQVVRRIIMPLLGPFLLSAAILVFVAGTGNFGIPALLGLPVGYLTLPTLLYQKLASFGPSTINDAAAISVLIAAIAGTGVVAAGWLLARRQSRLEADFPLEPFWKLGRARLPIEIGVWCFIAVAILLPLASLVATSLVPAYGVRLSLESLTLAQYWEVLLRQDLTVRAFENSMLFAGAAALSLACLALGFAYLLDRAGAKLKAASLALIELPYAAPGIVLAIACILLFIKPLPVIGISIYATPWIILFAYHARFLAIALKPVLAAMATLDSAVEEAAICDGARLGQRLRYIIMPMVLPAVLAGALMVFLLAFNELTVSALLWSAGNETLGVALLSLEDAGLGSEAAAVAVAASVLVCLLMLILQLLARRLPENALPWQALGGRRLRSERAGILRSREGNGAVASG